In the genome of Pseudoglutamicibacter cumminsii, one region contains:
- a CDS encoding alpha/beta fold hydrolase: MIQTLHTLLNATRVTDLEASANGRIVATIQQLDADGTGWQSQIVELPKGSTQPRTLTRHDKDASSPVLDAQGRLFYMASKADDAKAGSCVWHLPQGSASPLLLAERPGGFRSLQVKKDTLFAQAGMHSQASTEEEHAEYSRSRSTMHVSGILHSAFPSRYWASDLGPATDVILVADLPRDIEAAAAEHEKNARLKKAADAASKDAVSKDSAEGKGSADSQDSTDSKNADSLLSWRVLHLPQGRLLSWIAAPNASFILASIEVNVADLITGTQLWRIDVATGEQTMLTDVDTVPGHHLGLVDISPDSAKVVVNCIRDWTPQQSLSSSSHIMDIATGERTELWPDLDHWVAPMWATNSELAATSDDSGSGSVWFGSVTDAEPQRIAGGPGSGEVFTGLARVGAADRSASGDEAPALISLRNGIAVTPHPVRIELPSETAQAVAVEELANPADATDQPGRTENITTTAEDGTEIRAWLRLPEGDGPHPLVVFAHGGPWGSWNAFTYRWNPAPFVAAGFAVLLPDPAISTGYGQAMIDRGQQQLGGTPYTDIMALTDATIQRADIDETKQAFAGGSYGGFMANWVAGHTADRFKAIVTHASLWNTTSMGRSTDNASWDRAMREQGAEYSPHLFAEKITAPMLVIHGDKDYRVPIGQGLELWHALHAHAATPRAADGSLPHRYLYFPDEGHWIESRGNAEVWYRTFIGFLQEHVLGETAEKPLSLG; this comes from the coding sequence ATGATTCAAACCCTTCACACACTTCTCAATGCAACCCGCGTCACTGACCTTGAAGCTAGCGCCAACGGACGCATCGTCGCCACAATCCAGCAGCTGGATGCCGATGGCACCGGCTGGCAGAGCCAGATCGTTGAACTCCCGAAAGGGTCAACACAGCCTCGCACCCTGACCCGCCACGACAAGGACGCCTCGAGCCCGGTCTTAGATGCTCAGGGCCGCTTGTTCTATATGGCTTCCAAAGCCGACGACGCGAAGGCCGGTAGCTGCGTATGGCACCTTCCGCAGGGCTCGGCTTCCCCGTTGCTGCTTGCCGAGCGCCCGGGCGGATTCCGTAGCTTGCAGGTCAAGAAGGACACCCTATTTGCGCAGGCTGGTATGCATTCGCAGGCGAGCACCGAGGAGGAGCACGCCGAGTATTCGCGCAGCCGCTCCACGATGCATGTTTCGGGGATTCTGCATTCCGCGTTCCCGTCGCGGTACTGGGCGAGCGATCTTGGCCCTGCAACTGACGTGATCCTGGTGGCTGATCTTCCTCGCGACATCGAGGCCGCCGCCGCTGAGCATGAGAAGAACGCTCGCCTCAAGAAGGCCGCCGATGCGGCAAGCAAGGACGCTGTCAGCAAGGATTCCGCTGAGGGTAAGGGGTCTGCTGACAGCCAGGATTCGACCGACAGCAAGAATGCGGATTCGCTATTGTCGTGGCGAGTTCTTCACTTGCCTCAGGGCCGTTTGCTTTCCTGGATAGCGGCACCGAATGCGTCGTTCATCCTCGCCTCGATCGAGGTCAACGTCGCTGACCTCATCACGGGCACGCAGTTGTGGCGCATCGATGTCGCCACGGGCGAGCAGACAATGCTTACCGACGTTGACACGGTTCCTGGTCATCACCTCGGCTTGGTCGATATCTCACCTGATTCGGCGAAGGTTGTCGTCAACTGCATCCGCGACTGGACGCCGCAGCAGTCGCTGAGCTCGAGCTCCCACATCATGGACATCGCTACCGGTGAGCGCACTGAGCTGTGGCCGGATCTGGACCACTGGGTGGCTCCGATGTGGGCCACGAACTCCGAGCTCGCCGCAACCAGCGATGATTCCGGTAGCGGCTCGGTGTGGTTCGGTTCCGTGACCGATGCCGAGCCACAGCGCATCGCCGGCGGCCCTGGGAGCGGCGAAGTTTTCACTGGGTTGGCTCGTGTGGGCGCGGCAGATCGCTCAGCCAGCGGCGATGAAGCCCCTGCGCTGATTTCTTTGCGCAACGGCATTGCGGTTACGCCGCATCCGGTGCGCATCGAACTCCCAAGCGAGACCGCTCAAGCTGTAGCTGTTGAGGAGCTCGCGAACCCTGCCGATGCAACGGATCAGCCGGGCCGTACCGAAAACATCACTACAACAGCAGAGGACGGAACCGAGATCCGAGCCTGGCTGCGTCTGCCGGAAGGCGACGGACCGCACCCGCTCGTCGTGTTCGCGCACGGCGGCCCGTGGGGCTCGTGGAACGCGTTCACCTACCGTTGGAACCCAGCACCATTCGTCGCAGCAGGTTTCGCAGTTCTTCTGCCAGACCCAGCTATCTCGACCGGCTATGGCCAGGCGATGATCGACCGCGGCCAGCAGCAGCTCGGCGGCACCCCGTATACCGACATCATGGCGCTTACCGACGCCACGATCCAGCGTGCCGACATCGACGAAACCAAGCAAGCGTTCGCCGGCGGTTCGTACGGCGGCTTCATGGCTAACTGGGTTGCCGGGCATACAGCCGACCGGTTCAAGGCCATCGTGACCCACGCATCGTTGTGGAACACGACCTCGATGGGCCGCAGCACCGACAACGCGTCGTGGGACCGCGCCATGCGTGAACAGGGCGCGGAGTATTCGCCGCACCTCTTCGCGGAGAAAATCACAGCTCCGATGCTCGTGATCCACGGCGATAAGGACTACCGTGTGCCGATCGGCCAAGGTCTTGAACTGTGGCACGCCCTGCACGCGCATGCTGCCACGCCGCGCGCCGCCGACGGCTCACTACCGCACCGCTACCTCTACTTCCCGGATGAGGGGCACTGGATCGAGTCCCGCGGCAACGCCGAGGTCTGGTACCGGACGTTCATCGGCTTCCTGCAAGAGCATGTGCTGGGCGAGACCGCTGAGAAGCCGCTCTCACTCGGGTAG
- the relB gene encoding type II toxin-antitoxin system RelB family antitoxin codes for MTIRMNEDDAELVRKFARFEGVTISDFARVAILEKIEDSYDLAELREAIAQDSGERFSIDEILDELA; via the coding sequence ATGACTATCCGCATGAACGAGGATGACGCCGAACTCGTCCGTAAGTTCGCCCGGTTCGAGGGGGTCACCATCTCCGATTTCGCCCGTGTAGCGATCCTCGAGAAAATCGAGGATTCGTACGATTTGGCGGAGCTACGTGAAGCCATAGCGCAGGATTCCGGTGAACGTTTCAGCATCGACGAGATCCTCGACGAGCTCGCCTGA